The nucleotide window GGAGGCGACCGTGATCCCGACACCCGAGGATTATGCCCCCCTTGAACCTATCTCGGTATATGCGGCGACAAAACTGGCGGGAGAGGCACTCATCTCGGCATACTGCGCATCGTTTTCGATGCGGGCGTGGGTATTCAGGTTCGCAAACATCATCGGCCCCCGGAGTTCGCACGGCGTGATATGGGACTTTATCAGGAAACTGAAGGATAATCCGGAAGAACTTGAAATACTCGGTGACGGCCGGCAGACGAAATCCTATCTCGATGTCCGGCATTGCGTGAAAGCGATGCTCTTTGCCACGGATCACGCCACCGGAGCATATTCGGTCTACAATATCGGGTCGGAAGACTGGGTCGATGTAAAAGCGATTGCAGATAGTATCTGCCGGGAGATGGGACTCTCAGGGGTTAGGTACCGGTTTACCGGCGGTGACCGCGGATGGGTCGGCGATGTGCCGAAGATGCAGCTGTCAGTCGAAAAACTGAAAGAACGCGGCTGGAATCCGGAAATAGGATCGAAGGAGTCCGTGACCGCAGCCGTGCGGGCAATGCTCTGATGCGGGTGTACTATGGACGCATGGCTTTCGGTTATCGTTCTCATCCTCTCCGCAACACCGTTTTTCGAGGCGCGATATGCGATCCCGCTTGCCATCAATACCTTCGGGTTTGCACCGGCAGAGGCGTTTTTGCTCGGCCTCCTGGGAAATATCGTGCCCGTCATTCTCCTGCTCCGGTACCTGGAGTCGGTGGAGGAGAGACTCAGTGCCCGCTTTGCGGCCTTTCACCGCTTTTTCACCTGGTTGTTTGAACGAACACGGCGGCATTCCGAGCGTTTCGAGCGATGGGGAGCGCTCGCACTCATTCCCTTCGTGGCTGTCCCCCTGCCGGTGACCGGCGCGTGGACGGCCTGTGCCGCCGCGTTCGTCTTCGGCATCAGGTTCAGGTATTCACTGCCGGCAATTGCCGCAGGCATGGTCATCGCCGCAGTGCTTACGACTCTTGGCATCACAACTCTAACCACACTGTTGGGCGTTCTTGGAGATATTGCATGAAATACATCGTTATTCTCGGTGACGGCATGGCGGACGAGCCGCTCGAAGAGCTGGGCGGAATGACTCCGCTTGCGTACGCACGGACCCCGAATATGGACCGGATCGCACGAGAGGGGCGGACCGGCATGCTGAAAACCGTGCCCGAAGGCTTTGAACCGGGCAGTGATATTGCAAATCTCTCCGTGCTCGGATACAATCCGCGGGAGTATTATACCGGGCGGGGCCCGCTGGAAGCGGTGAGCATGGGAATCGATCTCGGGCCCGCAGATCTCGCATACCGGTGCAACCTCGTCACGGTGGAAGACGGCATCATGACGGATTTCTCGGCCGGCCATATTTCAAGCGCGGAGGGTGCCGCACTCTTCAAAGACCTTGGGGCACGTCTCCCGGACGTCGGCCTGCACCCCGGCATCAGCTACCGTAACCTTCTCGTGCTTCCCGGGGGTCAGGGCGCGGTAACCACCCCGCCCCATGACATCGTAGGCGAACCTGTCGCGGGGTACATGCCAGAGGGACCCGATGCGGATATCCTGCTCAAATGCATGGAAGAGAGCCGGAGAGTCTTCGCGTCCCATTCCGTCACTGCCGGGAGGGTGCGCTCGGGAAAACGGCCCGCCACCATGATATGGCCGTGGAGCGGCGGAAAGAAGCCCTC belongs to Methanoculleus sp. SDB and includes:
- a CDS encoding ligand-binding protein SH3 — protein: MDAWLSVIVLILSATPFFEARYAIPLAINTFGFAPAEAFLLGLLGNIVPVILLLRYLESVEERLSARFAAFHRFFTWLFERTRRHSERFERWGALALIPFVAVPLPVTGAWTACAAAFVFGIRFRYSLPAIAAGMVIAAVLTTLGITTLTTLLGVLGDIA
- a CDS encoding UDP-glucose 4-epimerase, which gives rise to MFCVVTGGAGFIGSHLVDALVAQGDRVCVIDNLKGGLRENLEGHLARGGISLHVADLLDDGWQEILSGADRVYHLAADPDVRGSARTPDAVFRNNIVATERVLEAMRLYGVPEIVFTSTSTVYGEATVIPTPEDYAPLEPISVYAATKLAGEALISAYCASFSMRAWVFRFANIIGPRSSHGVIWDFIRKLKDNPEELEILGDGRQTKSYLDVRHCVKAMLFATDHATGAYSVYNIGSEDWVDVKAIADSICREMGLSGVRYRFTGGDRGWVGDVPKMQLSVEKLKERGWNPEIGSKESVTAAVRAML
- a CDS encoding phosphoglycerate mutase (catalyzes the interconversion of 3-phosphoglycerate and 2-phosphoglycerate; this enzyme does not require the cofactor 2,3-bisphosphoglycerate as a phosphate donor; BPG-independent PGAM; aPGAM), with the translated sequence MKYIVILGDGMADEPLEELGGMTPLAYARTPNMDRIAREGRTGMLKTVPEGFEPGSDIANLSVLGYNPREYYTGRGPLEAVSMGIDLGPADLAYRCNLVTVEDGIMTDFSAGHISSAEGAALFKDLGARLPDVGLHPGISYRNLLVLPGGQGAVTTPPHDIVGEPVAGYMPEGPDADILLKCMEESRRVFASHSVTAGRVRSGKRPATMIWPWSGGKKPSLPPFRERYGLSGGMISAVDLLNGIARCAGMEVIRVPGATGYLDTDYEAKALYAIEALRRLDFIYLHVEAPDEAGHLGSVREKLRAIERVDDIVGTVLDAVEGIIAVLPDHPTPIRLKTHTGDPVPFAVRGLGRDDTSAYSEKDARKGSFGLMDAMDFLPVLTGKKTV